In the Arthrobacter sp. 31Y genome, one interval contains:
- a CDS encoding PDR/VanB family oxidoreductase: MFTEENSDSYAPQTKLVVTAKKQLADGVVSLKLTHPAGLRLPDWTPGSHIDVVLPSGINRQYSLCGDRWDAHTYRIAVLHERDGRGGSDFIHRGLAEGMTLALGGPRNNFRLVPSEKYVFIAGGIGITPLLPMIQQAHMMGADWKLLYLGRSRRTMAFLDELAVYGDRVRIMPKDQVGPCSASDLIGSASADTKVYVCGPQRLLAAVERHCADWPPGLLRMEHFTAKSQGAPVRDVSFDVELARAGLTVTVPPEVSVLEALQRAGVRMLTSCREGTCGTCEVTVLDGEPDHRDSILSDADRAAGNCMFPCVSRSCGDRLVLDV, translated from the coding sequence ATGTTCACCGAAGAGAATTCCGATTCATACGCCCCACAGACCAAGTTGGTAGTGACTGCGAAGAAGCAGCTCGCAGATGGAGTTGTGTCCCTGAAACTGACACACCCGGCGGGGCTCAGATTGCCCGACTGGACGCCCGGATCGCACATTGACGTCGTACTGCCTTCAGGCATAAACCGCCAGTACTCTCTATGCGGAGACCGATGGGATGCCCACACCTACCGCATCGCCGTCCTCCATGAGAGGGACGGCCGCGGCGGATCGGACTTCATCCATCGTGGGCTCGCCGAGGGCATGACACTCGCCCTTGGCGGGCCCCGCAATAATTTCCGCCTCGTACCGTCCGAAAAGTACGTCTTCATCGCCGGAGGCATCGGGATCACACCCCTGCTGCCCATGATCCAGCAGGCTCACATGATGGGAGCGGATTGGAAGCTGCTGTACCTCGGACGGTCACGGCGAACCATGGCATTCCTGGACGAGCTCGCAGTCTATGGTGATCGCGTCAGGATTATGCCAAAAGACCAAGTGGGTCCGTGTAGTGCATCGGACCTCATCGGATCCGCTTCAGCCGACACCAAGGTGTACGTGTGCGGTCCGCAGAGGCTTCTTGCCGCCGTCGAACGCCACTGCGCTGACTGGCCGCCCGGCCTCCTGCGGATGGAACACTTCACCGCCAAGTCCCAAGGCGCACCCGTCAGAGATGTTTCCTTTGACGTCGAACTGGCACGCGCTGGGCTCACCGTCACCGTGCCCCCGGAGGTAAGCGTCCTCGAAGCGCTCCAGCGAGCCGGCGTGCGGATGTTGACATCGTGCAGGGAAGGCACGTGCGGAACCTGCGAAGTCACAGTCCTCGACGGCGAACCAGACCACCGCGACTCCATTCTTAGCGACGCGGATCGGGCAGCGGGAAACTGCATGTTTCCGTGCGTCTCACGTTCCTGCGGCGACCGCCTCGTTCTTGACGTTTAA
- a CDS encoding glycoside hydrolase family 78 protein translates to MPATVHPATFEHLPPIPGAGTLGIGLATPRISWKTVAESGWVQEAYQVSVTTADGQWTGERVESAESVLVSWEAAPLSSAQRAEVSVRVWGTGDHEPSDWSEPSAVEAGLLEPGDWTATAITPAWDEDPEADRRPPLLRSGFTLDRPVESARLYVTAHGLYEVEINGVRVGDDALSPGWTVYGQRLRYYTYDVTQHVADGDNAIGAFLADGWYRGRIGFKGGHANLYGDKVALLAQLHITHDDGSVTVVGTDESWKASFGPILLSSLYKGESYDARELPTGWSSPAFDDSGWWPVTGVERDPRTLVAPEGPPVRCTDEVRPVRVWRSPAGKTLLDFGQNLVGRLRITVVGDAGSSVTLRHAEVLQDGELYTRPLRGADSTDHYTLSGSGEEKWEPRFTIHGFRYAEISGWTGGDIAENVTARVYHTDMERTGWFESSNADLNRLHENVLWSMKGNFVDIPTDCPQRDERLGWTGDIQVFAPTASFLYDCSGMLSSWLKDVAAEQLPDGTVPWYVPVIPGGNYWTPIRPGAVWGDVAVLTPWALHERFDDPRILAAQYESAKGWVDLQDRLAGESRLWNGSFQLGDWLDPTAPPEDPTKAMTDKHLVATAYFAWSARHLAKSAAVLGKSNDELRYLTLSREVAAAFAREYIHPDGIMSSDAQTAYALALVFDLFPDAVSKARAGSRLAELVRANGNRIGTGFAGTPVVSDALTLSGEIDAAYDLLLEKECPSWLYAVGQGGTTIWERWDSMLPDGSINPGEMTSFNHYALGAVADWMHRVVAGLAPLEPGYRKILVKPQPGGGLSWASARHETPYGTASVQWRIDDGDLTAVVDIPTGTTARVELPGQDPVDVGPGRHEFAAQLVS, encoded by the coding sequence TATCTTGGAAAACCGTCGCCGAAAGCGGCTGGGTTCAAGAGGCATACCAAGTTTCAGTGACCACCGCTGACGGGCAATGGACGGGCGAACGCGTCGAGTCCGCGGAGTCCGTGCTGGTTTCTTGGGAAGCCGCGCCACTTAGTTCGGCGCAGCGCGCGGAAGTCAGCGTCCGCGTGTGGGGGACCGGCGACCACGAGCCGAGCGATTGGAGCGAGCCATCCGCCGTCGAAGCCGGCCTGCTTGAGCCCGGCGACTGGACAGCCACTGCCATCACCCCAGCGTGGGATGAAGATCCAGAAGCGGATCGGCGGCCGCCTCTGCTGCGTAGCGGCTTCACCTTGGACCGGCCTGTAGAGTCCGCACGGTTGTACGTCACGGCCCACGGGCTCTATGAGGTGGAGATCAACGGCGTGCGCGTAGGCGACGACGCGTTGTCGCCGGGTTGGACCGTCTACGGCCAGAGGCTCCGCTACTACACCTACGACGTCACCCAGCACGTAGCCGACGGCGACAACGCCATCGGGGCGTTCCTTGCCGACGGCTGGTATCGCGGCAGGATTGGCTTCAAAGGGGGGCACGCCAACCTCTATGGCGATAAAGTGGCGCTGTTGGCACAGCTCCACATCACGCACGACGACGGCTCGGTCACCGTGGTGGGCACGGACGAAAGCTGGAAGGCATCGTTTGGACCAATCCTGTTGTCCAGCCTTTACAAGGGCGAAAGCTACGATGCACGCGAACTGCCAACCGGCTGGAGCAGCCCGGCGTTCGACGACTCCGGCTGGTGGCCCGTGACCGGCGTCGAACGCGATCCAAGGACGCTGGTGGCGCCGGAGGGTCCGCCGGTCCGGTGCACTGACGAAGTCCGTCCGGTTCGGGTGTGGAGGTCGCCGGCGGGAAAGACCTTGCTGGACTTCGGCCAGAACCTCGTGGGGCGCCTCCGAATCACCGTGGTTGGCGATGCCGGGTCCTCGGTCACGCTCCGCCACGCCGAGGTCCTGCAGGACGGTGAGCTGTACACGCGTCCGCTGCGCGGAGCCGACTCCACAGACCACTACACCCTGTCCGGGTCCGGAGAAGAAAAGTGGGAGCCACGGTTCACGATTCACGGCTTCCGCTACGCCGAGATCAGCGGTTGGACCGGCGGGGACATCGCCGAAAACGTCACAGCCCGGGTGTACCACACCGACATGGAGCGCACGGGCTGGTTCGAATCCTCCAACGCGGACTTGAACCGTCTACATGAGAACGTGCTGTGGAGCATGAAGGGCAACTTCGTGGACATCCCCACGGACTGCCCGCAACGCGACGAGCGCCTCGGCTGGACCGGCGACATCCAAGTATTCGCTCCCACGGCCAGCTTCCTGTACGACTGCTCGGGCATGCTGTCCTCGTGGCTCAAGGACGTGGCCGCCGAGCAGCTGCCGGACGGCACCGTGCCCTGGTACGTACCCGTCATCCCTGGCGGAAACTACTGGACGCCCATTCGTCCGGGCGCTGTCTGGGGAGACGTAGCAGTGCTGACCCCGTGGGCCCTCCACGAGCGATTCGATGATCCGCGGATCCTGGCCGCGCAGTACGAAAGCGCCAAGGGCTGGGTGGATTTGCAGGATCGTCTGGCCGGTGAGAGCCGTCTCTGGAACGGCAGCTTCCAGCTTGGCGACTGGCTTGACCCCACCGCACCGCCGGAAGACCCCACCAAGGCCATGACCGACAAGCACCTGGTGGCAACGGCCTACTTCGCGTGGTCCGCCCGGCATCTGGCGAAGTCGGCTGCGGTCCTGGGTAAGTCCAACGACGAGTTGCGCTACTTGACGTTGTCCCGCGAAGTTGCCGCGGCGTTTGCCCGCGAGTACATCCACCCGGATGGCATCATGAGCAGCGATGCGCAGACGGCCTATGCACTCGCGCTGGTGTTCGATCTCTTCCCCGATGCAGTTTCCAAGGCGCGGGCCGGAAGCCGGCTTGCCGAGCTTGTCCGGGCGAACGGAAACCGGATCGGCACAGGATTTGCCGGCACTCCTGTGGTCTCTGACGCGCTCACGCTTTCGGGTGAAATTGACGCCGCTTACGATCTGCTGCTGGAAAAAGAATGCCCCTCCTGGCTCTACGCCGTAGGGCAGGGCGGGACCACCATCTGGGAACGCTGGGATTCCATGCTTCCCGACGGCTCCATCAACCCGGGCGAAATGACGTCCTTTAACCACTACGCCCTGGGCGCCGTGGCTGACTGGATGCACCGTGTGGTTGCTGGCCTCGCACCCCTGGAGCCCGGATACCGCAAGATCCTCGTCAAGCCGCAGCCAGGCGGCGGCCTCAGCTGGGCCTCAGCCCGCCATGAGACGCCGTACGGTACCGCTTCGGTGCAATGGAGAATCGACGACGGCGACCTGACCGCCGTCGTCGACATCCCCACCGGGACCACGGCACGCGTCGAGCTGCCCGGGCAGGACCCGGTTGATGTGGGGCCGGGACGCCACGAATTCGCGGCGCAGCTGGTGTCCTAG
- a CDS encoding IclR family transcriptional regulator: MPRTQGGESVLSRAVRIIEAFGPGDTALTVTEISRRSGLHIATASRLVEELSGFGWLQRDEDRKVRIGVRMWELASRASPTLSLREAAMPVMEDLHSIVGQHIQLGVMEGDEVLFVERLTAPGAVINYTRVAGRLPLHASSSGLLLLAHAPAAQQERIIARPLEVFTNQTIRTPQQLRSALAEVRRQGFAFLAGHLHPAAAGAAVPVRDPLGKVVAALAVIVPNDANARSRIAVLQAASAAVTRSMEYPAPPPK, from the coding sequence ATGCCCCGCACTCAAGGTGGAGAGTCTGTGCTCTCCCGCGCCGTCCGAATCATTGAAGCCTTCGGGCCCGGTGATACTGCGTTGACAGTTACCGAGATTTCCCGCCGTTCCGGGCTGCACATCGCCACCGCCTCGCGGCTTGTGGAGGAACTTAGCGGGTTTGGGTGGCTCCAGCGTGACGAGGACCGGAAGGTTCGGATCGGCGTCCGGATGTGGGAGTTGGCTTCCCGTGCGTCACCCACGCTGAGCCTGAGGGAAGCGGCGATGCCGGTCATGGAAGATCTGCACTCGATCGTCGGCCAGCACATCCAGTTGGGCGTCATGGAGGGCGATGAAGTGCTATTCGTTGAACGGCTGACAGCTCCCGGGGCTGTCATCAATTACACCCGCGTTGCGGGTCGATTGCCCTTGCACGCTTCGTCGTCGGGCCTTCTTTTGCTGGCCCATGCTCCGGCGGCCCAGCAGGAGCGGATCATAGCCAGGCCCCTTGAGGTGTTCACCAACCAGACCATCAGGACTCCGCAGCAACTCAGGTCTGCCCTTGCCGAGGTGCGCCGGCAGGGGTTCGCTTTTCTGGCGGGGCACCTCCACCCGGCCGCTGCCGGTGCTGCCGTTCCGGTCCGGGATCCCTTGGGCAAGGTGGTGGCGGCATTGGCTGTCATCGTGCCAAATGATGCCAATGCGAGGTCCCGCATCGCCGTCCTGCAGGCCGCGTCGGCAGCAGTGACCCGTTCGATGGAGTACCCCGCGCCACCTCCAAAGTGA